TCGAATCCCGGCCACGACGCAATTCCTTTTATAAAAGTGAATCGATGTGTGGAaggaattttataaatttgagtaaataatgtatttctgtttaaaaatgaaacctacttaccattattacgtcagcagTGATTGCGCGGAGTGAGATAGACGTCATTACCTTCGTCATCCCAACCAACATAAACTTCCAAccgctataaattaaaaattaggttaaaaattaaatttctgtgcaaagttcaagttgacaCAAACATGACAAGATATAAAGAATACCGAGCCATGAAGCTGGTCAAGGAcgagttgaattttttgaatCTCGCTCGAATTTGCGAATCTTCCATCTTCGAAGCAATCAACCATCCACAGATCTTCTtcaattttagcaaaaaattctggtcctggaatgtctttgattttgttgccAATGATTCTCAACCATTTTACCTgcagatgaaatgtttgtaaactacaACCTGGTGTATTGGTGAAGCTAATATATTACTACATACAAGTTAATATTACCATTAATTGGTTAATAACTAACCAGCACCATGTGGTCAGatttaggcctagcctactggtccaacacaaattcttggtttttgaattaaatagaaataattttgagcggCCGATTAAAACCGGTATCGAGTATTAGTTGTAGAAACAAATCCTGAtaataagtttgcaaaaatattttcagttttaaataaaatgaaacttttcagttGACCCAAAAATTAACCGGTACATGCCAGGCTAAAACTGatccaacaaaattttgtcattttttcgtTAAAAAGTAGGAATTTCAAGCGACCAAGTTTATCGCAGATTCCACATTCCTTGTAGATTCAAGTAATCATTAAACCGTCGCAAAattattctgcaattttatataaattagcacaaaatatccgacctacactgcccagtaatctcaacaaactgccttgaaaaatatcttcgtactagccattatgacgtcataaaaacaaatgtaaacaattgatgatgacgtcatatgctgttctaagcaaacgataaaaagttgaataaatcgtCAAACCTTTCCAGGCATCTCAGAGATCGCCGAAATTAATCTTTCCACATCACCAGGGAAGAAGCAGTTGTTCAGACCAAGCTTCTTTAAATCATTTCGTTGTTTccttaaaacgtcacaaaagatcgcgacttccgatgatgacaatttcaataGATCCAGAATCATCTCTGTTGGAAAGCGCAGTGACGCCATATTGAAGAGTTCCATGTCGCTGGATTCGTTTAATTCGCATAAAAGCGAAATATATCTGCGTTGGTCGTcatctaaacaaacataatagttaattatttaccgGTTGTAGTTCGCCGCgttatagaaataaatttaagacggaaatttttcatgtttaagctacaaagtcaagttgaaagcgaaaactgacttttctttaaattatctgtttggaacgaattaaaaaaagaagcagGCATTTTAAACTGAAGATAAACTTAATACAACAACCAGAACTGATCTAAATGACATGTGGCCTATTTAGCcggtaaatattttcaccagaattaccggcagcctactaagctaggctctgtacactagcactggcaatatgtttgcaatagacatgtaaatgacaaaacttacttttacttggcctagtagGCTGTTGTATTAATCTACCAGTGattatgtggaaatatttcccggctaaataggccacatgtcatttcaatcaagtttcacaaaatattatcacacaaatattttcagagcATCACCAGTCTGCCAGCAGCCTTACTgtactaggccaagtaaaggtaagttttgaaattcaacGTAAATGTGTGTTCTGCTGCACATAATGCATGTCTGTGGCAAATAATGCATAACATGCACATGTAGTTTATTCATTTAATCGCAGATTTAGGACaaagtcagaaaataaacttacgtGACCAATCTGTGAACTGCATTTTCTCAAATCGTACCAGCTGTGACTTTAGTGCTTCTGTCCAAATCCTCCTCTTCTCAGCAACATCtggaaataaaatgttatcaaGCTTAATACTGACAGGTGACAAATATAGTCTAGGCCTATacacagggttgccatcagtctcaactcaaaaataaggacgactagaaaatgaacgaggaataccaccttaaccagtgtacaacaagagaaagcaaccaatgttcctaaaaaaaaaaaaaaaaagcaagacactatctgcaagttcataattttggtatctctttggtacaaaatggtatcgtaaaggtgacaaaatgcccaaaataaggacaaaagtgcccacctccgccctaaaaataaggacgaaagtgaaaataaggacatttcttagaaataaggacaaacatattttctaagacacggacctttaaaataaggacaaatcttataaataaggacggtatggcaaccctgcctatacaAAATAGCTTGCAAGTAACTGTAGGCTAGAATGCAGTGAAATGTACTAAATAAAACTAttgccaatttttttgcatataaGCCTACTTGCTGATTTgctaaatttgcatttttttaactGACTGGATGCCATTTACTGAAGTTGCATTTTTGATTTACCAAACTGTGCGAATGGCTGCTCATAAAACAGACAACTATTTTATCGTTTTGCTGCTGATTACTAACGttctaaaacaatattttcataCAAATTTGATAAAGTGTAGTTTCCGAAATAGGCACAGTATATATaatgttgaaaacaaaaaattggttgTAGTAATATTTTAAGACTGCATGTTAAGAGCAGTTGCTAGAggatcttttattttataacggTTATGTATTACaatgcattgttttaaataataagcAAACTGTGCATGACACcgttttattataaagtacATGGATCTCGAACAGTCAGAGGTGGGCACTCAGTACGTAGAAAGTACCATCGGCAAAACATGTACCAacggttccggtatttggtactatttcaaaaaagtagtccGGTACTTTGCCAGTACTGGGTACCAAACTACTTTTCGTACAGTGGATCATGTTACAAGTGCAACTTTTGCTGATATTATGGCCCCGctaaaggttacttcaggtcaaaaacAATGTGAACTCACTCTATGCCGCTTTATTAGacatttgtagattaaaaaagagcaaaaaacactaaaattgaaatcaagtttcaattaaaatgaaattttaaaaagcaaacttctgaaaaccttgaagtaatcattttagaAGTACCAAGCACTGGGACGAACTtaaatttctagaaaaaagtaattcagtgCAGGGATTCTGTACTGTTCTCTAAAAGTACCgatggtatcggtactgaataAAGTAccgcaataaaataatttggtactatagtactgcTGTATTGCTCACCTCTGAGAACTGTACTAAGTCTTGCTCAATAACCGATGTTTGATTGGTGGGGAATCATCTCTGAGGTCGTGTAAAAACTATCTTCTAATACCATGATAGCAAAGAGAAATGAACgaaattattacactgcatGTTAATGCAGTAGACTTCGCTTATTATGACTCTCTTTGGACCAAACCATTCTGGTCACAACATTGGAATAGTCATAATAACCACAACTGCAAGCCTGATACAGCACCACACACTAAGCAGTATCGACACAGTCGGAAACAAGTTGactaaactttctaaaatctCATACATTTCTTACATGATGCGAAAGAAAACTCACATGGCACAATCATTCCTGTCACATTGCATAAttgacaaagaaacattgggtgaataaaattgaaaaagtggtCGTAATACTCAAACACAGGTCATAGTAAACAGAGACATTTGTATGGCAAAATTTGGGACTATATCATCACGGTCATATAAAGCGGGTTGTCATATTAAAGCCGACTTTATTGCATATAAATGTGTAGCACACCATATGGTGGctatcatttttttacatgAGTTGGTAGGGGTGGCCAgtgtaaaataacataagtgTTAGCCTAAACCATATTTCAGCTATATTAATTTCTGTTGGCGGAGAAACTAAACAGAAACAGGTTTTGCTTGCTTTCGTAGTAGTGCTgtaattgcttttgtaataataagTAGAGGAGTACTGAATCAGTTTATGAGtatcaaaaccaaatttttgaaaaaacaatcgaAACATTGCGACCAAACCATGTATTATAGTATTATACAGATGAATAACAGTGCGTATGCTCCAAATTagtttattctaattttctgctagtatgtttagttgtgattttcagtgtcaaaatacttgtatatagcaaaatggcaatataaatgatttcctgttgtgacacaaaaacttgtaaattattatttaatttgcaatgctttttctctattttacatttaatgaaatttatattcttAGAATGACAACTCATTCGCAAAACAGCCACTGAAGTATTCTTCCACAATCTGCACTCAACCTCAGAGACATGCTCAACAAACACGATGTCTATAGTAAGGTGCAACCATACCACGAACATCACATGCATTTGTGTGACGTGAAGACCACCTTGTGCTGCTAGAAAAATGCTATCAAACTGCAACAGACCTGAGTGAACTGTGTGTCAAACCAAAACCGATGAAAATCAACCGGCTTATACCACCAGTTACAATTCTGAAACTGATCAATAGTCAACCCAAAAGTCAACCACTGACTCTTACTCCAGTAACAACTACAGAGTGATCACATGATTTGGCAAtggacattgtttatattactgTAACAATGTTAATCATTGCCCTTTAAAACAGAGTAAACATTGTATACTTGGCAGCATTTGCCACAATGAGACACtgacaaaagaaacatttcatactACAAGTACATGTATATTTATTGTCAGGGCTGGTCTTAGGCCATTGTCAGTGATTTAACCAACTTGGGCTACATGCTGCTTAGTACCAAAACAGAAATagtaacaaaacagaaatcGCAGATCACAGTGTTCTCAATTTGTTCTCGAAGTGTTATTATcgatgttattatttaactttttttcgaAAGAGAATGTGAACTTGGtgaaaacatatcacaaagcaaagctttgatgagagctgatttgcaaagagtttatatttggttaacgttgttatgaatattattacattaagttatttcaaattggcaaaaaatgcCCACTATCAGTTCTTGCATTGGGTTCATGCTTAGTAAGGCCTGTTTTGTATacaatacaacacaaaaatgacatttaTGGACTGGCTGTGTTGAATGATGTGGAAATGACAATGCACAAATTACAGTTAATGCCACGGCACTTACAAGCAATGTGCGAAAATAAATGTACCCAATATTGAGCTTTATACCACCCAAATAGATATGTGTAAATCTATTCATTCAAGTAATGTAGAAAATGTTGTATCAGTGTTCGAGTAGAAATTGTAATACAGTTAAAGCTCATTAACTTGACTTCATTTGAATGGAGATTCAAATAATTTAAGGAAACTTAACCTAATAAAATTCATGTAAACTAGTAATAGTGACTGAAGTGTTCTTTTTGTTTCCCAGAGCATAGTTAGCACTAATTATCTCAACATTAGTGAAAAAATTGTTATCAGtagaaataaacataaacaccatagtgatttatttatttgattcAGTAATGGGTTATTACAAGCTAGAAATATAGCCTGTTCATCCAAAGTTATCTAACTCAATGCCTTTTCAACTCAAAGatatgattttaactttagcGTATCACATTTAAGAGCTTCAGCTGATAGTTATACTCAATATATGCAACAACAAATGGAAACAACTGTTATGAGAACAATTTAAGAAATGCTAAGTGAGACAAAGGCAGTTCTAGAGCTCCACAAGGCTAGTGCACTAAGCCAAGCATATCAGACTTAAACAGATATAGCAGTAGCACAGCAACAAGCATGGGTGATATATCTAATGACATCATCATGCTGTGTAATACTTCCACAAGAACAAATCTCTCTTTTATCACatctaatttataaaaaagacTCATTGTAGAAGATGATAAATGAAGGCAACTATTATCGTCCAGTCATGTGTTTATGGTTAATTACAGCCAATTTTACCAGCCTATGATAACTGGAAGTAAGTTAATTGGTCATTTTACTTTGTGTTAAATGTTAACCACTTTTCGATGAACATTATTATGCAGTTGTGTTTAAGTTCTTGGACCTAAAAAAACAATGTCCATAaaagcttttgtaaaatatgagCAGAGCTTTCACATTGGAACATTTCTGAAAGCAGTAACCCAGGAACTTTAGCTTGACGGTTATAACATCTATTATAAATTcaagttttgcaatttgttagACGGTAGTGTGCTAAAATTTACAGTCACCTAAATTGTGGGCAAAGACAAAGCAAGGCAAAAATTGATGTTCAATGATGATTAAAAAGAATGGCAAtggcaaaaatgattaaaaatggcaaaaatgattaaaaaggaTCGTAAATGTAGTTCTGTAGTTGCAAATTACACGACAATTTGTTTACCCGTAGCTTATACATAGGCCAACTACTGCACTAAAACTTGTCAGAAAattattcatattttgttttacatcCTACTAAATTCTTTAGCCTGCTATGTTTCTTATGCACTGAAACATGCCGTAATATTCGGCAACTTTTCTTGGAATATTACTAAGTTTTAGTCAGACATAAAACGTAGGTTTTTCACATGTATGCTTATTACCGGTACTTTACCACAAGTTTCGGCTTTAGCATTACCCTTGTTCTATGGTGATGACGGGATAATTCAGACGCCACATAATCTTCATACCTCATTAACAGTAATAGTGTCCATCTTAACTTCGCAACGTTTACTTTTAGAgtataactaaaattttaaacagttgTGTAAGTGGCAGTTACAGTTAACTTCATCAATTGCAGGTCTGGATcagtttgatacaaaatgacaacaatgaatcgatcacgtgactttgttgttattttgattattttcacaGTAACCATTAGAGACGATGTTTCCACCAAACCTTTGAAGTTTTGATAAATCCTTTGCTATATGCTTCGTTGTACTTTAGGATTGatttataatgaaaataaaattagtaaaatgagcatttattttgtattcgataccatttgaaataaaatgttattctTTGCCATTATATTATTGTGATGCACGTTTTAGCCTGCGAGGCCACATTTGcatgttttatttgtggtaaTTATCATCGTAATTGTTTATGTCCTTGCGACCACCTACGTCGGCACAATTTTTCGTTCCTCATATTTAAGGCttgaaataaaacgaaaaacatgTGATTGAAGGGATACGTTATTGTAGTGTTATTGTGGAATTTGAAGTTACAGGGATGTCAATTCAATGAACATCATATTGACAAAGTTTGTCATGTTGGAGCGAGTGCCATAATATCATGACCCTTGCGACGGAATAATTCATCACCGATAGATACGAAACTCATCCAATTTAGCGAGAAAAACACAAGCTATAACTTTATAACGATGAACATAAACGTAAGTCAAAGTAAATAAAACTTGCAATCGTAGCTTATAAATTCTTGTACCAAGTCCTATACAATTTGGCACTGCTCTATATAATACAGAGTTTCTGGTACCGTTGAGCGTTGCTACTTTTGAAAACTGTACGAAATTACTCTGCAAAAGCATTTGCAAAGTAACAAGAACAAGTAACAACAACTGTAACAAGAACATAACGGTACAAACCGGATGAAGAGGTTGCCTTCTTATATGCCTGCAGTTCTGTAGACCTAGGTGAAAGTAAGGCTGATGACTGATGTTCTGGAGATGATATCTCCTCCTCTGCTGGCTTTTGTGTAAGTGAAATCTGCTCCTCTACCTGATCATCTTGTCTGAATAAgtcataattgcttttgtcTCTTTCATGTTTAATATGAACTCGTTTATAGAacagtaaaaactttttaaactttaccTGTTAAGGCAGCAAAAACATCGAGATAACAAGCACGAGCGGTCTCCCTGCTCGTGTCCAGATGTGGCAATCTTGCTGATGCTGGaatctgcaaaaaatatatcGTTTGATCGGTTcatgtttagaaaatatttgcataatGGCTAAACGTTTACAAAAATAGGTATTTGCATATAGAACACTTTGCGtaaaaaaaccttttttgatGTCTACTGTATGATCAAACGGCACATAATTATAGCTCCAAGATTCGAAAACAAGATATAAGGGACTGAaagaaaattgatgaaaacCTGAAAACATCTGCAGTCACTAACGCTTGGGTTTGTAAAAGGCACCCTTGGCCCAATGAACCCACCCGGTCGTTAAGTAATAGTAAAGTAAAGATCGTTAAGTGAGTGCAATAGTAGAGAAAATGTCGAGTGTTACACCGGAAGCTTGTTTTTTATGAATAGCGCTTTAATAAAGAAACTGCTTCTTGAACAGGAACAAATTATTacaacaacttttatttttgtcggACATTTCCTTCCTGCATATCACGGCAAGTTGTCTAACGGAAGCATAACTAAACAAACAGCACAAATGGTAAAAGCACGATGTTTGTATATTATcaagtttttttgtgaaaacgaTTCAACAAAATGTGCAACATGTTTCACATCTTCTTTCTTattaattatgtttttcataaatgtgtgcaaaatctaaaaaaaacattatggTACAAACCGGATGATTCCATCTCCTCTGCCTGCTGTTCTGTAGACCTAGGCGAAAGTAAGGATGATGACTGGTATTCTGGAGATGATATATTCTCCTCTGCTGGCTCTTGTGTAAGTGAAATCTGCTCCTCTACCTGCTCATCTTGTCTGAAAATgtcataattgcttttttctctttcttgCCTATAGTATGAGACCGCTTATAGaacaacaaaaacgtttttaacttCACCTGTTGAAAGGAGGTGAGGACAAGCACGATCGTTCTGGTTGATCGTGCCCAGTTGCAGCAATCTTGCTGATGCTGGAATCTGAagaaaagttgatattttacaattttcatgtttgaatAAGCTTAATAGTAAATCATAACTTAAAATGCACATTACTACTATCCTGATAATACCTTTCATCATATCTATGAGCAGACCGCAAACAAATCTCCTAATAACAGACCACTTCTCCTCGGAAAATAGCTCGTTTGAAACAAGGTGCTTAAACTTATCCATGGGCAGCTCATTAACGATAAACTTTGCGGTGAAAAACTCCTGATACAGTTGGTGGGCGAAGTAATACTTCACGTGGCCATCAAACACACGGCAGACTTCCGCAAAATGGGCGTAAATGCCGACGACGATATCTTGTATCTCGTCTGGTTCAAGCTTCACTTCTGTGAGATCCTTTCGTGTGATGACAACTGAAGACCTCATTGTGGTTTTGTAGGCCAATTCACTGAGctgcaacacaaaacaattaatAATATGATCTTGTTCATTCTCACTATTTTAGGCAAACAGAAACATGTTCAGTTCTCTCACCTGCTTTACTAGTAAAGTGATGTCTTGGTGTTTTGCATTGTCACTGCATCTGAGGTTCTCCAAAACTGTGGCAAAAACCCGCGTTGTGGTGCTGATTTTTCCAATTTGTGTTGTAGGAGCCAAACCTGCTGCTATAACTAACTGAAGCAACAGCGGGTTAAAACAaagtgcaaaaacaattttagcatttcGGGAAAGATCATTCCAAAGCTTGTCGGCAGAAGCACCagcgtaaaaataaaacagttccTTCATAGAGTCAAGGGGCAGATCACCAAGTAAGATTGTAGAGTCTGGACGTAGTGGAGCAGGAAGCGTAATAATGCTGTGGGGCCTGGAGGTAAAGATGAGCTTAATGTCTGGAAggaattgtttattgcaaagaTTGGCTAAAAGATTCGGTACACTTTGGGGAGTATCATAGTTTACTTTGGGTACTTTGTCTTTAAATGACCACTCCGCCTGATCCAGACCATCAAAGAGTAGAAGACAACTTTTCTGATTTTCTTTGATCCACTCCCATGCATCCTCTCGAGTGCTGTCGTCTAAATCCGGATAAATGTTATCCATAATTAGCTTCCGGAAACTGACCTCTTTGCCAACAGGCATCTCCATAAATTTGTAATGAAGACATTTGTATTCTTCTGTTTTGGCTAATCTTTTTGACAAAGTCGTCTTTCCGGATCCGGGGTAACCTATGAAGGCGGTAAAGCGATTGTTGGACTTCAGCAATTCTTCAAATTCAATATCCTCATCCCGCTCAAATGTATCAGGTTCACCAGTTGACGGGGCATAGATTTCATGTTTAGGAACTGCTTTTCCACGGAAATAAGATACTTTAGTGTACTTTGGATGGACAATTGGAATATCTGCTACTGAGACGTCGATTCCGGCTTGTAGACGGATGTCATTTTCACGGCGTTTATTTTGCTCttgcaaaacttttccaaTAGCTTCCTCTCGCTTTTTTAGTATTCGTTGGTCTGATAAGATTAATATTATagattataaataataattgcgagattttaatatttgaaatatttagatacagaaatgtttgaaatttttaacttaatttatttaagatagcagaaataaaaaagtgcCATGCTGCACATATGTTACATGACTCTCGCGTCAGATCCCTTACAAATATTTGACATCTATATTTTCCAAAcatactttaaaaaaataccTGCAGATGAAGTCGTTGGTAGATTGGCGATTGAGGGACTGGTGCTTGGTACTTCAGTTTGTGAATTTGATGCTGGAATTAGTTGTTTAGGTTGCGTAAAACCGGTTTGCTCAAAGATATGAACACattatataaaacatgaaGCTTTAGTTGCAAGCAACGAATAataactttcaaataaaacttcatttaaatttaaaccgttgattttagctacttCATGATAATTTGCAAAGATTCCAGATGTTGTCAAGATGGACAATTAGATCAATCAAGATTTTAATTGACTGTCGAATTTGTAAGAAAGACAGTCAGTACACAGACAGTATTGACTGCTTTTTTCTATAATCTAATCATTACTTGTAGAAGGTGTCTCAATGTTCAAAGCATTGGATTGATTGGTCACTTCTGAGATGTCTGTGTGGGGCTCAACATGTGGATTTGCTTCGATCGGTTGCTTTGGATGAGTCACATCAAGTGGATCTAGTAATGAAAGTGTCAGCATATATTATCATACGTACAAATGAAATAACTAACGTATGAAatagaaacacaaaaaatctAAGCAAAGATTTCGCAGGTTGGCAGATAATACAAAAGTGGCATATTTGGATCAGATTTTAACCAAATGTTAACGCATCAAATATGCACCTTGTGGTTGGGTGTTTAATTGGTGAAGATCAAAGGGATTATTTGCCGACTCCTGCTGCTCAGTTCTTGGTTCaaatctttttgcaaaatcttgGTAAAAATGTGGTAAGCTCAAGAGGAGAATCTCAAAAAATAAtctcataaaataaaattttttaacaaaacattgcaCGGTATTACATATTGCTTACCTaaagattttatttgtttttctgcACTTTGTGTcgattttcctttttttaaatcactgaTATCCATTTCcttatattttcttttgtctTGATACTGCCTTCGATCGTGATGTTGGTATTGCCTTTCGTCGTGGTGATAAATTTTAGGAGCATTAATGATCATAACTGGTCCTGATTTGCGGTAAAAGTAAAGATTATCTTGTATAAGAAGGCATCAAAACAGAATATCATTGAACATCATCAATATCAGAAACAATACATTATTGAAACATATTACGACAAATGCAAATTGTGAGCtgtattttaaatattcaCAATCATTTACGTACTTACGTATTCAGCAAATTAGTCTTAATAAAACTTACCCGCTCTGCTTTCAGCCATTTTGTTTGCAAGCTCAATCAATCCTGGATCGATTCTACTTAAAGCACTCTGAGAAGCTTcagcattttccattgtttgcaaGACTTGATTTCCTGTATCTGCAGAATCTGGATTTAaagcaaaggaaaaataaaacaaaattcttttttcatcaaatttaaaGGAAAACGTCAAAAGCTcctatttttaattattaaaaggTTCCTATTATTAATCATAGCAAAGACAAAgacttaaacattttaatctCAGATTACTCACCATGAGGCATCCCCGCTTGCATTGCAACAGCACGTGATGTTCCAGGTTGTTCATCACTTTCACCTGATGAGCTCTCTTCATTGTTATCAGGTTGTACAAGTTGAGGTTTATCTTCGGTCAATTTTTGCTCTTCTGGATTCGACATACTTCAACGTTGCAGTAATTATCTTAGCTTATGTTATATACACCTAGTCGAAATTAATTTGATGacgtaaaagtttttcaaaaaatactgAAGCTGAACCTGAAATTTTAACGTAACTACCAACATACGAGCTACTTTTATAATAACATGATCTCTGCCCCTTGCCTGTCTAC
The Clavelina lepadiformis chromosome 4, kaClaLepa1.1, whole genome shotgun sequence DNA segment above includes these coding regions:
- the LOC143451651 gene encoding uncharacterized protein LOC143451651 codes for the protein MSNPEEQKLTEDKPQLVQPDNNEESSSGESDEQPGTSRAVAMQAGMPHDSADTGNQVLQTMENAEASQSALSRIDPGLIELANKMAESRAGPVMIINAPKIYHHDERQYQHHDRRQYQDKRKYKEMDISDLKKGKSTQSAEKQIKSLDFAKRFEPRTEQQESANNPFDLHQLNTQPQDPLDVTHPKQPIEANPHVEPHTDISEVTNQSNALNIETPSTTSNSQTEVPSTSPSIANLPTTSSADQRILKKREEAIGKVLQEQNKRRENDIRLQAGIDVSVADIPIVHPKYTKVSYFRGKAVPKHEIYAPSTGEPDTFERDEDIEFEELLKSNNRFTAFIGYPGSGKTTLSKRLAKTEEYKCLHYKFMEMPVGKEVSFRKLIMDNIYPDLDDSTREDAWEWIKENQKSCLLLFDGLDQAEWSFKDKVPKVNYDTPQSVPNLLANLCNKQFLPDIKLIFTSRPHSIITLPAPLRPDSTILLGDLPLDSMKELFYFYAGASADKLWNDLSRNAKIVFALCFNPLLLQLVIAAGLAPTTQIGKISTTTRVFATVLENLRCSDNAKHQDITLLVKQLSELAYKTTMRSSVVITRKDLTEVKLEPDEIQDIVVGIYAHFAEVCRVFDGHVKYYFAHQLYQEFFTAKFIVNELPMDKFKHLVSNELFSEEKWSVIRRFVCGLLIDMMKDSSISKIAATGHDQPERSCLSSPPFNRQDEQVEEQISLTQEPAEENISSPEYQSSSLLSPRSTEQQAEEMESSDSSISKIATSGHEQGDRSCLLSRCFCCLNRQDDQVEEQISLTQKPAEEEISSPEHQSSALLSPRSTELQAYKKATSSSDVAEKRRIWTEALKSQLVRFEKMQFTDWSHDDQRRYISLLCELNESSDMELFNMASLRFPTEMILDLLKLSSSEVAIFCDVLRKQRNDLKKLGLNNCFFPGDVERLISAISEMPGKVKWLRIIGNKIKDIPGPEFFAKIEEDLWMVDCFEDGRFANSSEIQKIQLVLDQLHGSRLEVYVGWDDEGNDVYLTPRNHC